Proteins encoded together in one Bacteroidota bacterium window:
- a CDS encoding T9SS type A sorting domain-containing protein: MPYCTLLQAQTYFNVRFGYSTVNNSDAAKSLLENDSGYLVAGMTGAYYIGVANFNTSGDMLWTKKWGKSYSQYWLGDPGSFIQSKDMGYTMFGTYKDSIVKDAALMIKLDNSLDTLWTKIFYDTINNPPYYYFYLFQGIQESSHHYTACGVKKPYGGPSLIWLVHLSNNGSIIWNNSFGFSTWYYNGYSVIQTSDGGYAIGGFRFLIGNDNSGDPIVIKTDSLGNQQWMKNLGGQYKDNKAMICLDQDGNILMGTVYADTMSGDDPHSRINIVKLDNQGNVIWNKKYGETRIYNYLLNIRCLPNGDVIACGSAPDNFPHIVGWILKINNDGDSLWYREYDILTGSQSSNELYDIIGTSDNGLISCGYLWPHEPDTGSEDAWVIKLDSLGCEGPDDCWVGMEEKPEDDVTNEELWVYPNPAADKVIVRWPMADSRVPKEMRLIIYDVLGTKVKEINIPAGQKEARLDVSTWHEGLYAVILIEKGQIVAREKVVVVH; encoded by the coding sequence ATGCCTTACTGTACTCTATTGCAGGCACAGACTTATTTCAATGTGAGATTTGGTTATAGTACTGTGAATAATTCGGATGCAGCAAAATCTCTATTAGAAAATGATAGCGGGTATCTTGTGGCGGGGATGACAGGAGCATATTATATAGGAGTGGCTAACTTCAATACATCCGGCGATATGCTTTGGACCAAAAAATGGGGTAAGTCATATTCTCAATACTGGTTAGGTGATCCAGGCAGCTTTATTCAATCAAAAGATATGGGTTACACGATGTTTGGAACATATAAAGATTCTATCGTAAAAGATGCAGCATTAATGATCAAACTTGATAATTCATTAGATACATTATGGACAAAAATCTTTTACGATACTATCAATAATCCACCCTATTATTACTTTTATTTGTTTCAAGGTATTCAAGAAAGCTCACACCATTATACAGCATGTGGTGTGAAAAAACCATATGGAGGTCCAAGTCTTATTTGGTTGGTTCATCTAAGTAATAATGGAAGTATCATTTGGAATAATTCATTTGGTTTTAGTACCTGGTACTACAATGGTTATAGTGTAATACAAACTTCTGATGGTGGTTATGCCATTGGTGGTTTTCGTTTTTTGATTGGTAATGACAACTCCGGGGATCCTATCGTAATCAAAACCGACAGCCTTGGGAATCAACAGTGGATGAAAAATTTAGGTGGACAGTATAAAGATAACAAAGCTATGATTTGTCTGGACCAAGATGGGAATATTCTGATGGGGACAGTATATGCAGACACAATGTCAGGAGACGATCCACATAGCCGGATAAATATTGTTAAGCTCGATAATCAGGGGAATGTGATCTGGAATAAAAAATATGGAGAAACCCGGATTTATAATTATTTATTGAATATACGTTGCCTGCCAAATGGCGATGTTATCGCATGTGGCTCTGCCCCTGATAATTTTCCCCATATTGTCGGCTGGATATTAAAGATTAATAATGATGGTGATAGCCTATGGTACCGTGAATATGATATTTTAACCGGTTCACAAAGCAGCAATGAACTTTATGATATCATTGGGACCTCGGATAATGGATTAATTTCATGTGGTTATTTATGGCCTCATGAGCCAGACACCGGTTCCGAGGATGCATGGGTGATAAAGTTGGACAGCCTGGGCTGCGAAGGTCCTGATGATTGCTGGGTCGGAATGGAGGAAAAACCGGAGGATGATGTGACAAACGAGGAGTTATGGGTTTATCCGAATCCGGCAGCAGATAAGGTGATTGTGCGATGGCCGATGGCCGATAGCCGAGTTCCGAAGGAGATGCGGCTTATTATTTATGATGTTTTAGGTACGAAGGTGAAAGAAATCAATATACCTGCCGGGCAAAAGGAGGCCCGGCTTGATGTATCAACCTGGCATGAAGGATTGTATGCTGTTATTTTAATCGAAAAAGGGCAAATAGTTGCAAGGGAAAAGGTTGTTGTGGTGCATTAA
- a CDS encoding energy transducer TonB translates to MAQKSHTAHLFNESACLKLEALQDYSIGKLSSEEEAAVKNHLSSCTLCSEALEGLALIDDQQHLHETISSLKEQVTEHANARPRVRLRHIQVRSSRRIWVYFTAAAACIIILIGFFSLYFRLQKTSQDNLAALHDSIQVSDNKMLPESSPPVTSLTQISESAGKDALAMISPDKEKGTGGSVKTGAPVRETAENRQDISNGEAAITQPESSAAGVEREMVVAGVSVVQPSESIPVSLAETNIRITDSSLVLNMESQMQKNILNESGNALKTEEPSSKIVMYEIQQDAGDQSKESNAKREKGERGIYTSVDQMPSFPGDVEALFTYLSDSLHYPRQAIQQQIEGIVIVSFIVNADGSLSDIKIEKGLGAGCNDEAIRLVKSMPAWIPGMHHGKKVKVLYNLPIKFDLQ, encoded by the coding sequence ATGGCACAGAAATCACATACAGCACATCTTTTTAATGAGTCGGCATGCCTGAAGCTGGAGGCTCTTCAGGATTACTCCATTGGCAAGCTCTCATCGGAAGAGGAGGCTGCCGTAAAAAACCATCTCTCCTCCTGTACTCTCTGCTCCGAAGCATTGGAAGGGTTGGCACTGATTGACGATCAACAGCACCTCCACGAAACGATCAGCTCATTAAAGGAACAAGTCACAGAGCATGCCAATGCAAGGCCGCGGGTCAGATTAAGACATATACAGGTTCGTTCTTCACGTCGCATCTGGGTTTACTTTACTGCCGCTGCTGCTTGTATCATTATACTGATTGGTTTCTTCTCCCTTTATTTCCGGTTACAAAAGACATCACAGGATAATCTGGCTGCATTACATGATTCCATTCAGGTGTCAGATAATAAGATGTTACCTGAATCAAGTCCTCCGGTAACAAGTTTGACACAAATCTCCGAATCAGCCGGAAAAGATGCATTGGCCATGATTTCACCTGATAAAGAGAAAGGTACTGGGGGTTCCGTTAAAACTGGTGCTCCTGTGCGTGAGACGGCAGAAAATAGGCAGGATATATCAAATGGCGAAGCGGCCATCACCCAGCCGGAATCTTCCGCTGCCGGAGTAGAACGTGAAATGGTGGTTGCCGGTGTATCAGTCGTTCAACCTTCGGAATCTATCCCGGTTTCACTGGCAGAAACGAATATCCGCATCACCGACTCCTCACTTGTTTTAAATATGGAATCCCAGATGCAAAAAAATATATTGAACGAAAGCGGGAATGCCCTAAAAACGGAAGAACCAAGTTCCAAAATAGTTATGTACGAAATACAGCAGGATGCTGGTGATCAGTCAAAGGAATCCAATGCAAAAAGAGAGAAAGGAGAAAGGGGAATATATACCTCTGTGGATCAGATGCCGTCGTTTCCGGGTGATGTTGAAGCTCTTTTCACTTACCTGAGCGACAGCCTGCACTATCCGCGACAAGCCATTCAGCAACAAATTGAAGGAATTGTAATAGTGTCTTTTATTGTCAACGCCGATGGTTCTCTCAGTGATATAAAGATTGAAAAAGGGCTCGGTGCCGGTTGTAATGACGAAGCGATCCGCCTCGTAAAATCCATGCCTGCATGGATTCCGGGAATGCATCACGGTAAAAAAGTAAAAGTACTTTACAATCTCCCAATCAAATTCGATCTTCAGTAA
- a CDS encoding sigma-70 family RNA polymerase sigma factor encodes MFLRSKLFSKKNTLPETDSDLIARFRSSNNPHIIGELFNRYTHLVFGVCMKYLKDEEEAKDAVMQIFENLFKDLNVHNVENFKSWLHTVTKNYCLMELRKARAEAISFENLPDEFMESADVEHLDGVPDIIEDKMMEAVKHLNEEQKTCIELFYLHKKSYIEITQITGYSLKQVKSHVQNGKRNLKIILSN; translated from the coding sequence ATGTTCCTCAGGTCAAAGTTGTTCAGTAAAAAGAATACACTCCCTGAAACCGATAGTGATCTCATCGCCCGGTTCCGCTCATCGAACAACCCGCACATCATCGGCGAATTATTCAACAGGTATACACATCTGGTCTTTGGAGTATGCATGAAGTATTTAAAGGATGAAGAGGAAGCAAAGGATGCCGTGATGCAGATCTTTGAAAACCTCTTTAAAGACCTCAATGTGCATAATGTCGAAAATTTTAAAAGCTGGCTTCACACGGTGACAAAGAATTATTGCCTGATGGAGCTGCGAAAAGCCAGAGCGGAAGCAATATCTTTTGAAAATCTGCCTGATGAATTTATGGAATCAGCCGACGTTGAGCATCTTGATGGTGTTCCTGACATTATTGAAGATAAAATGATGGAAGCTGTCAAACACCTCAATGAAGAACAAAAGACCTGTATCGAATTGTTCTATTTACATAAGAAATCCTACATTGAGATAACACAGATCACCGGCTACAGCCTTAAACAGGTTAAAAGTCATGTTCAGAACGGCAAGCGCAATCTGAAAATCATATTAAGCAATTAA